In Rhineura floridana isolate rRhiFlo1 chromosome 1, rRhiFlo1.hap2, whole genome shotgun sequence, the following proteins share a genomic window:
- the RAB3D gene encoding ras-related protein Rab-3D, whose translation MASANDTRQAPKDAADQNFDYMFKLLIIGNSSVGKTSFLFRYADDSFTSAFVSTVGIDFKVKTVYRNEKRVKLQIWDTAGQERYRTITTAYYRGAMGFLLMYDISNQESFSAVQDWATQIKTYSWDNAQVILVGNKCDLEDDRVVPTEDGKRLADELGFEFFEASAKDNINVKQVFERLVDIICEKMNESLDTSPGMANTNHKNTALNETLPAQSSSCSC comes from the exons ATGGCTTCTGCAAATGACACGCGACAGGCACCCAAGGATGCTGCTGACCAGAATTTTGACTACATGTTCAAGCTGCTGATCATTGGCAACAGCAGTGTAGGCAAGACATCATTCCTCTTCCGATACGCTGATGACTCCTTCACTTCAGCCTTTGTTAGTACTGTGGGCATTGACTTCAAGGTCAAGACTGTCTACAGAAATGAAAAGAGAGTCAAGCTGCAGATTTGG GACACAGCTGGCCAAGAGCGATATCGGACTATAACAACAGCCTATTACAGGGGAGCAATGGGTTTCTTACTCATGTATGATATTTCCAACCAGGAGTCTTTCAGCGCTGTACAAGACTG GGCAACTCAGATCAAGACATACTCATGGGACAATGCACAAGTGATTCTGGTGGGGAACAAGTGTGACCTGGAGGATGACCGAGTGGTACCCACTGAAGATGGCAAGAGGCTGGCTGATGAACTAG GTTTTGAATTCTTTGAGGCCAGCGCAAAGGACAACATCAATGTCAAGCAAGTCTTTGAGCGCTTGGTGGACATAATCTGTGAGAAGATGAATGAGAGCCTGGATACCAGCCCTGGCATGGCCAACACCAATCACAAGAACACTGCACTGAATGAGACCCTACCTGCACAGTCCAGCAGTTGTTCTTGCTAG